The bacterium DNA window TCACCTGTTTTTGAAGGAATGCGAATGGCGTTTCAATAACCCTGACCCAAAAGTTCAATTAGCTCAGGTAAAACAACTGGTTAGAGACTATTTAGGCTGATTATCTAGGACAGCCCCTAAGAAAAAGTAGTTGTTAAAACTACCTTCGAGCCGATAAGCGAATAATTACCCGCTTATCGGCGAGCCTTGTTTCCGTCCCCTTCGGGCCCGTACGCGGCGCAACGAGTGGAGGCGTCG harbors:
- a CDS encoding IS1595 family transposase; this encodes HLFLKECEWRFNNPDPKVQLAQVKQLVRDYLG